From Diprion similis isolate iyDipSimi1 chromosome 5, iyDipSimi1.1, whole genome shotgun sequence, the proteins below share one genomic window:
- the LOC124406245 gene encoding uncharacterized protein LOC124406245: MRQNPMKYWIKEAGEVAEKSGVDSILQNKRIPKRKKKHFDEMCEDELQTLQPVQLFSKEIMMVFDRIISEIKKSTNILKMSIEELQKYGADLARKYERDLSAVEFCQELYVFKEQAPLSFGDIEKANGFYLLQQIYAHDLQDAFPNICIALRIYPTLPTTSASCERSFSKLKLIKNYLRSSMSQERLSSLAILAIENRIAHELNYDKAIDLFAEQKARRAQHRKNSDGCIISGKPMSKCQLISGHLIAEIIKMI; this comes from the exons ATGAGACAAAATCCAATGAAATATTGGATAAAAGAGGCTGGAGAAGTTGCTGAAAAAAGTGGTGTTGACTCTATTTTGCAAAACAAACGAATTccaaaacgtaaaaaaaaacatttcgatGAGATGTGTGAAGACGAATTACAAACACTCCAACCTGTTCAGCTATTTTCTAAAGAAATAATGATGGTATTTGATCGAATCATATCAGAAATTAAAAAGAG tactaatattttgaaaatgtcaatTGAAGAACTGCAAAAGTATGGAGCAGATCTGGCTCGAAAATACGAGCGAGATTTAAGCGCCGTTGAATTCTGCCAGGAACTCTACGTTTTTAAAGAGCAAGCTCCGCTTTCATTTGGTGATATAGAAAAGGCTAACGGTTTCTATCTCTTGCAACAGATCTATGCGCATGATTTGCAGGATGCTTTTCCTAATATTTGTATTGCCCTGCGAATTTACCCTACGCTTCCTACTACATCCGCAAGCTGTGAGCGAAGTTTTAGCAAACTAaaactaattaaaaattatttgcgaTCTTCTATGAGCCAGGAACGCTTATCGAGTCTTGCAATCTTAGCTATAGAAAATCGAATTGCACACGAGTTAAATTATGACAAGGCCATAGATTTATTTGCTGAACAAAAAGCTCGAAga GCTCAACACAGAAAGAACAGCGATGGATGCATTATTTCCGGAAAGCCTATGTCCAAATGTCAATTAATTAGTGGACATCTGATAGCTGAAATCATAAAGATGATAtag
- the LOC124406246 gene encoding uncharacterized protein LOC124406246, giving the protein MCDTGFVKATASNLPTIDIFMVTEFLKADDRFNAAEVRGAKASMACRESYGDKAIGYVQLKREGNICTVKCRVCPEHKVRSKAYVATITINEKDNEIQNVQCHDCAAATGGCKHALAFLMWLHRRSEDPAPTEVECYWKKSRLSGVGTAIKYIESKDLGNQDSRSVLSHPPNNETFLQKVLDIAQAQQIDGQISRISFQLIGERTSNLSMHRLALQFYSHESPQCKSVGDFLTLCTNEMTKDLCDEAQVITKEQSNCPLWYDLRYGRITASKLHESAHCKTDNGSLTNIQNAGLFLLPEFPILGASPDGLTKQYIVEIKCPMNEKSFNRFLSNGVINPRCIAQMQLQMLLTDRKKGLFCVADPSFETTKQVHMQWLEFEAAATQDLIQRATLFWTNNIFPKIMSSVQK; this is encoded by the exons atgtgcGATACGGGTTTTGTCAAGGCAACGGCTAGTAATCTACCGACCATAGACATATTTATGGtcacagaatttttaaaagcAGATGATCGATTTAATGCTGCAGAAGTTCGGGGTGCCAAAGCATCAAT GGCATGTCGCGAAAGTTATGGAGATAAAGCTATAGGTTATGTACAGCTGAAGCGAGAAGGAAACATCTGCACCGTTAAATGTCGCGTATGTCCTGAACATAAAGTTCGAAGTAAGGCTTATGTGGCGACAATAACTATAAACGAAAAAGATAATGAAATTCAGAATGTCCAGTGTCATGATTGTGCTGCTGCGACAG GTGGATGTAAGCATGCCCTGGCATTCCTCATGTGGTTACATCGACGAAGCGAAGACCCTGCTCCTACAGAAGTGGAATGTTATTGGAAAAAATCTCGGTTATCCGGTGTAGGAACTGCTATCAAATATATCGAATCGAAGGATCTAGGAAACCAAGACTCAAGATCGGTGTTGAGTCATCCTCCAAATAATGAGACATTCTTGCAAAAAGTACTCGATATAGCCCAGGCGCAACAAATTGATGGCCAGATTTCAAGAATATCCTTTCAATTGATTGGTGAAAGAACCAGTAACTTATCAATGCACAGATTAGCTCTTCAGTTTTATTCACATGAATCTCCTCAATGTAAATCAGTAGGCGATTTTCTAACTCTTTGTACTAATGAAATGACGAAAGACTTGTGCGATGAAGCTCAAGTGATTACAAAAGAGCAAAGTAATTGCCCATTGTGGTACGATTTGAGATATGGAAGAATCACAGCGTCTAAACTACACGAATCAGCTCACTGCAAGACAGATAATGGGTCACTT acaaatattcaaaatgcAGGACTTTTTCTCTTACCCGAATTTCCCATTTTGGGAGCATCACCTGATGGATTAACGAAACAATATATTGTGGAGATAAAATGTcctatgaatgaaaaatctttcaacagATTTCTCTCCAATGGTGTAATCAATCCTCGCTGCATCGCACAAATGCAGCTACAAATGTTATTGACtgacagaaaaaaaggattatttTGTGTTGCTGATCCATCCTTCGAAACTACCAAACAAGTTCATATGCAGTGGCTTGAATTCGAGGCAGCAGCAACACAAGATTTGATTCAAAGAGCTACATTATTTTGGACCAATAATATATTTCCTAAGATAATGTCATCTGTACAGAAATAA
- the LOC124406248 gene encoding uncharacterized protein LOC124406248, producing the protein MAKLNILKKQQLPQPKIPENWVVNLTGTQIPHDVKQSLAFGPKHGLPCKKHDLSVDEIIASIETAILGKNTMVKDKIRSNVACLINNKMASKNNKKDDLEIKEFKKANEYLKQHNDLIVTKADKGNVTVIMNQNDYTDKSNNVLYDKDTYQTLNKDPTKKIEKQINDTINLWQQKKFIDSQTAKNLKIHNSLPPKIYFQPKIHKTDVPLRPIVSNINAPTYKLSKFCGSILYNIIRNSQYHVKDTWSFVNSIKGKIVPTDHVLISLDIISLFTNVPTKLVMSIITKKWPEIKKYTNINKKEFIEATKLILDSCYFIHNNQFFKQIFGVAMGSPMNPVVANLVLEHLENKIINNFPFKLPFYYRYVDDIITAVRQDQITTLLNKFNSFHPKIQFTYEEEKNNKINFLDTTLINTNNGIILDWFHKDTWSVYRMECKDCHKIYIGQSSQNLKNRISGHRSKIKNHDFDSCALASHSLDSGHNFDFENTTVIATENNCIDYL; encoded by the exons AtggcaaaattgaatattctgaaaaaacaGCAATTACCACAACCAAAGATTCCTGAAAACTGGGTTGTTAATCTTACAGGCACACAAATCCCTCATGATGTCAAACAATCCTTAGCTTTTGGTCCAAAACATGGCCTTCCATGTAAAAAGCATGATTTATCAGTCGATGAAATCATAGCAAGTATTGAAACGGCAATTCTGGGAAAAAACACAATGGTTAAGGACAAAATACGATCCAATGTCGCGTGTCtcattaataacaaaatggcatctaaaaacaacaagaaagaTGATCTAGAAatcaaagaatttaaaaaagctAACGAATATCTAAAACAACACAATGATTTGATCGTCACCAAAGCTGACAAGGGCAATGTAACGGTTATAATGAATCAAAATGATTATACTGACAAAAGTAATAATGTATTGTATGATAAGGACACGTATCAAACTCTAAACAAAGAtcctacaaaaaaaattgaaaaacaaatcaatgACACAATCAATCTATGGCaacaaaaaaagttcattGACTCACAAACAGCTAAAAACTTGAAGATACACAATTCATTACCACCTAAGATATATTTCCAGCCAAAGATTCACAAGACAGACGTACCTTTAAGACCGATCGTATCAAACATAAATGCTCCAACGTACAAACTATCCAAATTTTGTGGTTCAATACTTTACAACATTATTCGCAACTCTCAATATCATGTAAAAGACACCTGGTCTTTTGTCAATAGCATTAAGGGAAAAATTGTGCCAACAGATCACGTGCTTATTTCATTAGATATAATATCATTGTTTACAAACGTCCCGACTAAACTGGTAATGTCTATAATAACTAAAAAATGGCCTGAGATTAAGAAATACACTAACATTAACAAAAAGGAGTTTATCGAAGCTACCAAATTGATCTTGGATTCATGCTACTTTATACAcaacaatcaattcttcaaacaaatttttgggGTAGCCATGGGCTCACCCATGAATCCCGTGGTTGCTAATTTAGTCTTAGAAcatctggaaaacaaaattataaacaactTTCCTTTTAAATTACCATTTTACTACAGATATGTAGACGACATAATAACAGCTGTACGACAGGACCAGATTACCACACTACTTAACAAATTCAACAGTTTTCacccaaaaattcaattcacatatgaagaagaaaagaataataagatCAATTTCCTAGACACGACGTTAATAAACACGAACAATGGAATCATACTCGATTGGTTTCATAAAGATACATGGTCAG TTTATCGCATGGAATGTAAAGATTGTCATAAGATATACATAGGACAATCatcacaaaatttaaaaaatagaatttcagGCCACCgctcaaaaattaaaaaccatGATTTTGACAGCTGCGCTTTAGCTTCACACAGTCTAGATTCAGGacataattttgattttgagaaCACAACAGTAATTGCGACTGAAAATAACTG CATCGATTATTTgtga